The Ziziphus jujuba cultivar Dongzao chromosome 7, ASM3175591v1 genome includes a region encoding these proteins:
- the LOC107407311 gene encoding ATP-dependent 6-phosphofructokinase 5, chloroplastic: protein METLSHAISPKLLLPHLSSNRRHGFPSSSSHHPLMSNSNSSRTVKATRVLAKVNSQSSEIDFSDPDWKYKFQKDFESRFNIPHITDYFDDAIPIPSTFCLKMRTPVLEDFAGGYPSDEEWHGYINNNDRVLLKTIHYSSPTSAGAECIDPDCTWVEQWVHRAGPREKIYFKPEDVKAAIVTCGGLCPGLNDVIRQIVITLEIYGVKKIVGIPYGYRGFSDKELAEMPLSRKVVQNIHLSGGSLLGVSRGGPTISEIVDSLEERGIDMLFVLGGNGTHAGANAIHNECRKRRLKVAVVGVPKTIDNDILLMDKTFGFDTAVEEAQRAINSAYIEAHSAYHGIGVVKLMGRSSGFIAMHASLASGQIDICLIPEVPFHLHGPHGVLRHLKYLIETKGSAVVCVAEGAGQNLLQKTNATDASGNVVFGDIGVYIQQETKKYFKEIGSTADVKYIDPTYMIRACRANASDGILCTVLGQNAVHGAFAGYSGITVGICNTHYVYLPIPEVISYPRLLDPNSRMWHRCLTSTGQPDFI from the exons ATGGAAACTCTCTCGCATGCGATCAGCCCCAAACTCTTGCTCCCCCATCTTTCCTCTAATCGTCGCCATGGATTTCCATCTTCAAGCTCTCATCATCCATTGATGTCGAATTCGAATTCGAGTAGAACCGTCAAAGCGACGCGCGTTTTAGCCAAGGTTAATAGCCAAAGCTCCGAGATCGACTTCAGCGATCCTGATTGGAAATACAAGTTCCAGAAGGACTTCGAGTCCCGCTTCAACATTCCTCATATTACCGATTATTTCGACGATGCCATTCCTATCCCCTCCACTTTTTGCCTCAAGATGAG GACGCCAGTACTGGAAGATTTTGCAGGGGGTTACCCTTCGGACGAAGAGTGGCACGGCTACATCAATAATAACGATCGTGTACTTCTAAAG aCCATACACTATTCTTCACCTACTTCTGCTGGTGCCGAATGCATTGATCCAGATTGTACATGGGTGGAACAATg ggttcatcgtgctggGCCtcgagaaaaaatatatttcaaaccaGAAGATGTGAAGGCAGCAATTGTAACATGTGGGGGCCTATGCCCTGGTTTGAATGATGTCATCAGACAG ATTGTCATCACACTTGAAATCTATGGGGTGAAAAAGATTGTAGGAATTCCATATGGTTATCGTGGATTTTCTGACAAAGAATTAGCTGAAATGCCT CTGTCTCGGAAAGTGGTTCAGAATATTCATCTTTCTGGTGGAAGCTTGTTAGGGGTCTCACGTGGAGGACCCACCATAAGTGAAATTGTGGACAGTTTGGAG GAAAGAGGAATCGACATGCTTTTTGTCTTGGGTGGAAATGGCACTCATGCCGGAGCCAATGCAATACATAACGAG TGCCGTAAAAGGCGGTTGAAGGTGGCTGTAGTTGGAGTGCCAAAAACCATAGACAATGATATCTTGCTGATGGACAAGACTTTTGGTTTTGATACTGCTGTTGAAGAAGCACAACGAGCAATAAATTCAGCATACATTGAG GCACATAGTGCTTACCATGGCATTGGTGTTGTGAAATTGATGGGTCGTAGCAGTGGATTTATTGCAATGCATGCATCCTTGGCTAGCGGACAAATTGACATATGTTTGATACCAGAG GTACCTTTTCACTTACATGGACCTCATGGTGTCTTACGGCATCTGAAATACCTTATCGAGACGAAGGGATCAGCAGTAGTTTGTGTAGCAGAAGGAGCAGGGCAG AATCTACTTCAGAAAACTAATGCTACTGATGCATCTGGAAATGTTGTATTTGGAGATATTGGTGTATATATTCAGCAAGAG ACGAAGAAGTATTTTAAGGAGATTGGTAGTACAGCAGACGTGAAGTACATTGATCCTACATATATGATCCGTGCATGTCGTGCAAATGCATCAGATGGAATTCTATGCACTGTACTAGGACAAAATGCT GTTCACGGTGCATTTGCTGGATACAGTGGCATTACAGTAGGCATATGCAACACTCATTACGTCTATCTTCCTATTCCCGAAGTCATTTCTTATCCCAGGCTGCTGGACCCTAACAGTCGAATGTGGCATCGTTGTTTGACTTCCACAGGCCAGCCAGATTTTATCTAA
- the LOC107410149 gene encoding uncharacterized protein LOC107410149 isoform X1, producing the protein MDQQGKADILGGFNFCHIQLPAPNSSSKSVHLFVTIFAFWVFADFSVPTSWSGSLLMNMDEHSLRRQAQNYKGSVINGNGMTLEELQIRHELEIDIERDLEEEIKDRIYHLALRLHRLYQHKMERNAKDHESEHRAKFAKEEKKKMVSEININIKMEGGTKVEIKESKKEASEKSRPRSFKPENMQSSNKKFDWVNTLRSSSSTSTSTSAGQVRNPNHVSKQQRGNATTDKDLNEMGWKY; encoded by the exons ATGGACCAGCAAGGAAAAGCAGATATACTTGGtggttttaatttttgtcaTATTCAACTTCCTGCTCCTAATTCATCATCAAAATCTGTTCACCTTTTTGTGACAATTTTTGCTTTCTGGGTTTTTGCAGATTTTTCAGTTCCTACTTCATGGAGTGGCTCACTGCTG ATGAATATGGATGAACACAGTTTGAGAAGACAAGCCCAAAATTATAAAGGAAGTGTAATTAATGGTAATGGTATGACTTTAGAAGAGTTGCAAATCCGCCATGAGCTTGAGATTGACATAGAGAGAGACTTGGAAGAAGAGATTAAGGATAGAATTTACCATCTTGCCCTGAGGCTGCACAGGCTTTACCAGCACAAAATGGAAAGGAACGCAAAAGATCATGAATCAGAACACAGAGCCAAATttgcaaaagaagaaaagaagaagatggtgTCTGAGATAAATATTAACATAAAAATGGAAGGAGGAAccaaagttgaaataaaagagAGCAAGAAAGAAGCGTCGGAAAAAAGCCGGCCTCGGAGTTTTAAACCGGAGAATATGCAGAGCAGCAATAAGAAGTTTGATTGGGTGAATACTCTCAGGTCAAGTAGTAGTACTAGTACTAGTACTAGTGCTGGTCAAGTTCGAAATCCTAACCATGTGTCTAAGCAGCAAAGAGGAAATGCCACCACTGACAAGGACTTGAATGAAATGGGTTGGAAGTATTGA
- the LOC107410149 gene encoding uncharacterized protein LOC107410149 isoform X2: protein MDQQGKADILDFSVPTSWSGSLLMNMDEHSLRRQAQNYKGSVINGNGMTLEELQIRHELEIDIERDLEEEIKDRIYHLALRLHRLYQHKMERNAKDHESEHRAKFAKEEKKKMVSEININIKMEGGTKVEIKESKKEASEKSRPRSFKPENMQSSNKKFDWVNTLRSSSSTSTSTSAGQVRNPNHVSKQQRGNATTDKDLNEMGWKY, encoded by the exons ATGGACCAGCAAGGAAAAGCAGATATACTTG ATTTTTCAGTTCCTACTTCATGGAGTGGCTCACTGCTG ATGAATATGGATGAACACAGTTTGAGAAGACAAGCCCAAAATTATAAAGGAAGTGTAATTAATGGTAATGGTATGACTTTAGAAGAGTTGCAAATCCGCCATGAGCTTGAGATTGACATAGAGAGAGACTTGGAAGAAGAGATTAAGGATAGAATTTACCATCTTGCCCTGAGGCTGCACAGGCTTTACCAGCACAAAATGGAAAGGAACGCAAAAGATCATGAATCAGAACACAGAGCCAAATttgcaaaagaagaaaagaagaagatggtgTCTGAGATAAATATTAACATAAAAATGGAAGGAGGAAccaaagttgaaataaaagagAGCAAGAAAGAAGCGTCGGAAAAAAGCCGGCCTCGGAGTTTTAAACCGGAGAATATGCAGAGCAGCAATAAGAAGTTTGATTGGGTGAATACTCTCAGGTCAAGTAGTAGTACTAGTACTAGTACTAGTGCTGGTCAAGTTCGAAATCCTAACCATGTGTCTAAGCAGCAAAGAGGAAATGCCACCACTGACAAGGACTTGAATGAAATGGGTTGGAAGTATTGA